The genomic window CTCGTCGAGGCCCGTGACGCGGCGGGAGCGGAGGCGCTCATGCGGCGGCACATCGGACATGTGCGGGGAATCTGGGCGGCGAAGCGCGACTGACGCCCGAGCGGCGTCGAAGGTTGTACGGACGGAAGAAATCCGTGGTGTGAGAACGGGCACGCGCACAAGCCGTGACGGTCCCGACATCCCCGTCGCTTGGTCAGACATGGACAGGGACTTCGGCACACTGCCCGGCGCGCGGGACATGCGCGCGTACGTCGCCCGATTCGTCGCACAGCTCACCGAGCGGAACCGGCTGCCGCTCGACTACTCCGTCGCCAGCCTGCGCATCGTCGACTTCGTGGTCGACGGGCTGCGCCGCAACGAGCCGGAGCGGGCGCAGGTCGAGGAGGTGCTCAGCGGCCTCGGGGCGTACGCCGGCGAGGTGATCGTGCGCCGGGCCGGCGGCCGGTGGGTGGACTTCGACGCCGAGCAGCGCGCGTTCTTCGGGCAGCCGGTGGGGGTCAGGATGCCCGACGGCCGGGCCTGGAACCCGCTGGGTAAGGTGGTCAACCGGTTCGAGGCGGGCTCGGACGAGGAGTCCGTGCAGCGGCTCTATCTTCTGCTCCACGGCAGGGCCCGGAGGACGGTGTCCTGCTGAGTCGCCGTGATGTGTGAGGTGCCGGGCGCCGTCCGGTCGTTGCGAAGAGGGAGAAGTGGGGGCGTACGACGCCGAGCTCGGCGCAGCCGTCGAGCGGGCCCAGCAGGGTGACGAGGACGCGTTCGCGCGCGCCTATCGCCTGGTGCAGCCCGGTCTCCTCGGCCTTCTGCGCGGGCTCGTCGGCGACGACGCCGAGGACGTGGCGTCCGATGCCTGGCTGGAGATCGCCCGCGACCTCGGGCGCTTCCGCGGGGACGGGGCGGGTTTCCGCGGCTGGGCGGCGACGATAGCCCGCCACCGGGCCCTGGACCATCTGCGCAGACAGCAGCGGCGCCCGCGACCCTCGCTCGTCGAACAGGACCTGCTGGAGCTTCCGCACCCCGACGACACGGCGGCCGCGGCGATGGAGTCCCTCTCCACCGAGCAGGCGCTGGCGCTGATCGGGAGCCTGCCGCGCGAGCAGGCCGAGGCCGTCCTGCTGAAGGTGGTCGTCGGGCTCGACGGTCCGGCGGCCGGGCGGGTGCTGGGGAAGCGGCCCGGGGCCGTACGGTCCGCGGTGCACCGCGGACTCAGGAGACTGGCGGGGCGAGTGGCCCAGAGCGGAGTTCCGGGCGGCGAGACGCCCGCAGCGCAGCGTGAGCCGGGAGGAGAGCGATGACACCGGAACCGGAAGAGCCCCGCACCCCGGAGCTCGAAGCGCTCCTCGAAGCGGCACGCCGTGGCGGCGGCACGCCCGCCCCGGCCGCACAGGAGCGCGCGCTGGCGGCCTTCCGCGCGGCACGGGACGAAGGGCGGCACACGGCGCCGGTGCCGTGGTGGCGCAGGCGCCGGCGCGACGACTGGCGGCCCGCCTCCGTACGGCGCGCCCGGTCCGCACTCGTCAAGGGGCTGCTCGCGGGGGTCGTCGTGGGCGCGGTCGGCGGGGTGGCGGTCGCGGCGGGCAGTGGTGTGATCCCCACACCGTTCGGGGACGGGAACGAGCCGGGCGCGCC from Streptomyces sp. FIT100 includes these protein-coding regions:
- a CDS encoding RNA polymerase sigma factor, coding for MGAYDAELGAAVERAQQGDEDAFARAYRLVQPGLLGLLRGLVGDDAEDVASDAWLEIARDLGRFRGDGAGFRGWAATIARHRALDHLRRQQRRPRPSLVEQDLLELPHPDDTAAAAMESLSTEQALALIGSLPREQAEAVLLKVVVGLDGPAAGRVLGKRPGAVRSAVHRGLRRLAGRVAQSGVPGGETPAAQREPGGER